Within Eschrichtius robustus isolate mEscRob2 chromosome X, mEscRob2.pri, whole genome shotgun sequence, the genomic segment GGCCTTCCCCGCAAATCAAGAGGTGGCCAGAGGAGTTGAAGGCTAAGAGACGTGAACTTGAGAGTTTAGATATGGATTTGGGGGTCACTCTCAGGATTGGACACTAAGCATCAGCCAAGATGACAGGATCCTGCCAGAATGTCCTGGACTGTGTAAGAAAGCCTGTATCAGTCATGATAGGCAAGGCAATACTGTGGAAACCAGCAATACTTAAATCTCAGTGACTTCAAATAAGAGAGGTGGATTTATTGCTTGGTCTTCATGGCTGACTGGGGCTCTTGCTCCACACTGTTGCCATCCACACTCTGGGACTCACGCTGGGGGCAGCCATCCTCTGAAAACATGGCAAAGTATGCAGTGGCTCTCAGAGCTCCTGCCCGAGAGTGACACACATCACTTCAGCTCACATTTCACTGGCCAGTGTAAGTCATATGGCTGCACCTAACTTCACACAGGTGGAAACACAACCCTACCGTGTGCCTCGAAGGAGAGAGAACAGAATGTTGTGAAAAATCGTAATGCCTTTAACAATCTGCCATTCTGATCACTAAATGTTCAGTTTACTCTCCTTTTATGCAGAAGACACTCATACTTACCCCAAAGGAGGCAATCCAAAAATgccattcagggacttccctgggggtcccgtggttaaggctccacacttccactgcagggggcgtgggttcagtcccgggtcgggaaactaagatcctgcatgccgcgtggtgcagccaaaatttaaaaaatgccattcagTCTTGGCATTGAGCTCAAAGTCCAGCATCTCTGGGTGATACATGGTAGTCTCTACATCTAGGAGTGATATGCAATGATGACTACATGAGTTCTGGATAGACTGCCCTTGAACCAGAGACATATGGACCAAAACTTAAAAGTGTCCCCACATATACAACATACATGCTAGAACAGAGGCAGGCTAACAGGCATAAGAATcctatttaaaaattggaaaaaacatTCCGGAAGTTGCTTTTTGAGGCAGTGTGCGGGATAGTGTGGTCTTTGTGAGCTTCCACCATGGCGTACTGGGGCCAGGGCCAGAAGGTGCAGAAGGTGATGGTGCAGCCAATCAATCTCATCTTCAGATACTTGCAAAATAGATCTCGGATTCGGGTGTGGCTTTATGAGCAAGTGAATATGCGGATAGAGGGCTGTATCATTGGTTTTGATGAGTATATGAACCTCGTATTAGATGATGCAGAAGAGATTCATTCTAAAACAAAGTCAAGAAAACAACTGGGTCGGATCATGCTAAAAGGAGGTAACGTTACTCTGCTCCAAAGTGTCTCCAACTAGAAATGATCAATGAAGTGAGAAATTGTTGAGAAGGCAATACAGTTTTTTTAGGTGTGCTTTGTTAGAAGTGTAGTTCTAAAGCATTTATTCATATTGTTTTGCTCACCTTTACGTTATTACCAGATGACGATAAATGCTGTGggattgtttttattaaaaaaaaaattggaaaaatggaAGACCTTGGTCTGCAGAGATTCTACTGGGCAAACGTTGTGGAGCGGGCTTCTGGCAGGGGGTGGATGGTAATTATTCAGCCCCAACTCTGCTTCATAGGCCTTAGTCATCCTTCTTGGCCTCATGTACAAAGGCATGGGAGAATATGCCCTCCTTGAGCAGTTTTCTCAATCTGCTTTTGCTCGGTCATGTCAACCTGTCACAGACTTTCTTTTCCAGGCCTGTGGTTTCTTTGGCAGTATAGCATCCCCCCTCCACAATTAGCTTTTTATCTATGTAATTCCAATGATATCCAGGTGCCAGTagccagacacatacacacacacacacacacacaaacacacacaccttttgtaaatatctgtcttttcatttaaatGAGGGAAACTTGAGGCTATTACTGTTTGGTGGGAAAGCTATGCTCTCAACGTTTGTAATAATCAAGAGAGGTTAGTTTATGCTGCATTGACAAACAAATGCAACATTACAGAGACTTCACAAAGAACGGGTCTAGGGAATTCCCTcgtgttccagtggttaggactctgcgttcTCACTACCAAGgcccctgggttcgatccctggtcgggaaactaagatcccacaaggcgcACGAtggggccaaaacaaacaaacaaataacggTCTATTTCTCACTTGTACTACAAGTCTATTGAGGGTCAGCTGGGAGCCCTGCTCTGTGTCTCCTCACTCCCGTACTCAGGCTAAAGGAAAAGAGAGCAGAGTGAATCCCACTGTGGCTCTAAGAGCTCCTTTTTGAGCTCATACATGTTATGTCCACTCACGTTTCACTGGCCAACTCAAGCCAAGTGGGTAAAACTAATTTCaagtggcaagaaaaaaaaaatcctgccatgTGCACTGGAAGGAGAGAGAACTGGAATATTTGTGAAGAGCATTAATAACTATCACAAATGACCTGAACTTTTGCATGATCTATTGCAGGGTTTCCAAAATATGACAAAGATGGCATACCAGCCAGACCCGTGAGGCTTTGGGACAGACGATCTGATACAGAGACATAATGGTAGTGGgctaatattttaatgttaactgataggctttttttttcatttttttgttaagtacctttgtcccatgactcctgtctcaCCTCATCTGCTTGGCCACCCAGGAGTTACTGAATCAGTGTAGGAAAGATACAGCAGAGCAAAAGAATAATCTCTCAGCTGGGGTAGGGAATGATGGGCGATTTTCAAATACATGGTTGAAACTCCTAGCAGAAACAGTAGGTTGAACGAATGGGTTTTGAGTCTCGACAGCACGGTGTTTTGAGTACCAAAAATCAATATTTAATGCTGTAAACAGTAGATTGGTGATAACGCATGCTGAGAAGGTCAGTTCTCCTTCCCTTGACTTGAGAAAGATTCTATTGCCAGGGTAGTAGAGAGGAGAGGGCATGCAGATGGAAACTGGGGTGGTCTGAGTCTGTACTTTAGGACCCCTTCCCAGGTTTTCTTAatctcttataattctttttaattcAACCAGTTTACAAAGGTAAATCAGGCATAGTTCTTATTCTCACAGAGCTCAAAACCTTGGCAGAGGGAATAGATATGTAAAGGGataattatagggacttccctggtggcacagtggttaagaatctgcctgccaatgcaggggacacgggtttgatccctggtccgggaagaccccacatgccgcagagcaactaagcccatgcaccacaactactgagcctgcgctctagagcccgcgtgccacaactactgaacccgtgagccacaactactgaagcctgtgcgcctagagcccatgctccacaacaaaagaagccactgcaatgagaagcccgtgcaccgcaatgaagagtagcccctgctcgccgcaactagagaaagcccgcgcacagcaacgaggacacaacgcagccaaaaataaataaattaattaattaattttaaaacagagaTAATTATAGACTGTTTGACTAAAATTCAAGTACAAAGAAGTGCAATTGTTacgggagaagaagaggaaaccAGTGTCTCTCTGGGGGTAGGGTACGCAGAGACAAGAAGAAAGCTTCAACTTTCCCACCTCTTCTAATGGGAAGGAGAGGACCAAAGTcatgtagcatttttttttaaatgctattgtCATCACTCTTACTCTGTTTCTTCTACATCCTCTGTTATCCCCACCCCCTACCATAAACTGGTTTCCATTATACTCATGCTCTGAAGATCCTGCTTTTTTCCAAATTGGTCCTTCCCAAAACATAAGACCCTTCTTTTAGACCTTCCTCAACACAACCACTGAGGCTGCGTTGAGGCTGAGGGAGATTCACTGTGAAGCTAATGAGACTGAAGCTTCAGAGCCCCTCATTCACCTGGGCCCCTTCTAAGGTCCTGGGAGGGGCCTCCATGATAGGCTCACATTGTCGTATGATTGTATACAGTTTCCAAAAGTATATATTTCAACAGCAATTGCTTAAGATCACTGTCTCCTTCCCCTCCAACTTCTCCTCTTCGCCACTTCCCCTAATCACATTGTCGTGTGATTTTATACAGTTTCCAAAAGTATATATTTCAACAGCAATTGCTTAAGATCACTGTTTCCTTCCCCTCCAACTTCTCCTCTTCTCCACTTCCCCTAATGTAAAGTAGTGGTGGAAAAACTGTGGCCCTGTGTTGGATCTGGCTACAAGGAAGTTGAACTAGAGATCTATACTGGTTCCCTAAGGCTACTGCAATAAATCATCATAAatctggtggcttaaaacaatagaagtgTATCctcttacagttttggaggccagaagtccaaaatcaaggtggcaGCGGGACTCTTTCAGGAGGCTCTGGGAGACAAttcattccttgcctcttctagcatCTGGTGGCTGCCAGCCTTCCTTGGTGTTCTTTGGCTTGTGACtgcatcattccaatctctgtcgctgtcttcacatcaccttctcctctgtgtgtgtaaTCTCCGTCTccctgtctcttataaggacacttgtgatggtCTTTAGGgttcacctggataatccaggataatttccttATCTCAAGATCCTAAATCATATTCCCCGAATCCTTTTTGCTTATAAAGTAATATCTGCGTGTTCCAGGGATTAAGACATGACATCTTTGGGTTGCCATTATTCAACATTTTAGTCATGTTTAGTGGGATATATCTATGCAGATTTGCAACCCCATTTCCTTGTACAGTTAAGCTGTTGCTAAGCATCCTGATAAAATAATCCTACTTCCCAAGGGGCTGACTAACCTCATACTGTAACACGAAGGACAGGGCCATATTGTGATATGAAACTGTCCTGTGGTGCCTGGAACCAAAAGTATGTAGAAGGTAATAGAGGAAAGATAAGTGTAGGGAGACTGAACCTGATCTGTGAAAAATTATTCTCAAAATCACAGCATATCTATGAAAAAAATTGATAGAGATTTTCCTAAAATTGACAGCAATCCTAAAAATGTACATGTCACTGTCTATAATAACTTGTGAAATGGAAAGAAACATTTCCTAAACTATTAATAAGAAAAAACCAAATTTCTATCATACATGCTAAAAGAAagactgaattatttttctattttctatatagaaaAGGATTCTATGAAAGCTCAAAGAACATGTAGCCAAAAATGTAGGAAAACTGTATTATAGAGGTGTGTCAGGCAGCTAattcataaaaaatatttaatttttaaagatttttgggATATTTgccaggttttaaaaattttataatttgttgtGTTTTCTCCTTCTAAATGAAAATTAACTTTTGTGATCAATCTTGTATTCATCTTCTAAAGTGACTCTCAGAATCGTGTAAACTTTAGGCCTAATAAAACTTAGAGGATTCCCTAACTGGGAGACCCTCCTCAGACTATTTTATGG encodes:
- the LOC137756925 gene encoding small nuclear ribonucleoprotein E-like; the protein is MAYWGQGQKVQKVMVQPINLIFRYLQNRSRIRVWLYEQVNMRIEGCIIGFDEYMNLVLDDAEEIHSKTKSRKQLGRIMLKGGNVTLLQSVSN